In a genomic window of Penaeus chinensis breed Huanghai No. 1 chromosome 30, ASM1920278v2, whole genome shotgun sequence:
- the LOC125041163 gene encoding troponin C, isotype gamma-like isoform X2, producing the protein MEEMELPPIDPEQMAVLKRAFDSFDSDKKGAISTDTVGVVLRMMGQTVNRQILNQIIEEVDVDGSGELEFNEFCLLATKFMNEEDEEELKKELYEAFRLYDKDGQGFIPTGVLREILHELDDKLTDEELDGIIDEIDQDGSGTVDFDEFMDMMTG; encoded by the exons ATG GAGGAAATGGAGTTGCCGCCGATCGACCCCGAGCAGATGGCCG TCCTGAAGCGCGCCTTCGACAGCTTCGACTCGGACAAGAAGGGCGCCATCTCGACGGACACGGTGGGCGTGGTGCTGCGCATGATGGGCCAGACCGTCAACAGACAGATCCTCAACCAGATCATCGAGGAGGTCGACGTGGACG GATCCGGCGAGCTGGAGTTCAACGAGTTCTGCCTCCTGGCCACCAAGTTCATgaacgaggaggatgaggaggagctcAAGAAGGAGCTCTACGAAGCCTTCAGATTATACGACAAGGACG gccaggGCTTCATCCCGACGGGCGTCCTGCGCGAGATCCTGCACGAGCTGGACGACAAGCTCACAGACGAGGAACTCGACGGCATCATCGACGAGATCGACCAGGACGGATCCGGCACCGTCGACTTCGATG AGTTTATGGACATGATGACGGGATAA
- the LOC125041065 gene encoding serine/arginine repetitive matrix protein 1-like, with protein MPRVAGTGHRAQGTGHSGAGGAAARGPRGARGGDIKRERRPAIMQEALERLSDRLACGGRRRKSRGDEDCCRSPTRTQRGKAPQSGNTDNLLCQGVTRRLNNLPACEHENVTPSTQLQDINNNVQAPSAQPPAPPARANGASGAQKKYARTPSRRRTLAPPVRTTANACGRWNPASAPSAEDTDAGGPRQRPCSCGRHADVTAGESAEARRRSRVPLALVPPNCCWGNYLYKAPAPLARRRSSESRPRRREASRRRALRGAREVAAGARIRPTLRPTCTEPSTTRGGGGPASVQASAAASASSWRGRWPGRPEASPRPAAPERRSFRDSVAHHAARSAAHSRPRPQTCSGGHEG; from the exons ATGCCCCGCGTCGCTGGCACGGGGCACAGGGCACAGGGCACGGGGCACTCGGGGGCGGGCGGGGCGGCGGCGAGAGGGCCAAGGGGGGCGAGAGGCGGCGACATTAAGAGGGAACGAAGACcagcaataatg CAAGAGGCGCTCGAGCGCCTCTCGGACCGGCTTGCCTGCGGCGGGAGGCGGCGCAAGAGTCGGGGCGACGAGGACTGTTGCCGCAGCCCGACGCGGACGCAGCGAGGGAAGGCGCCACAGTCAGGGAATACAGATAA CCTTCTATGTCAGGGAGTGACACGCAGGTTGAACAACCTGCCTGCCTGTGAGCACGAGAACGTGACACCGTCAACACAACTGcaagacataaataataatgtgcAGGCGCCCTCAGcacaaccccccgcccccccagctCGGGCCAACGGG GCTTCTGGTGCACAGAAA AAATACGCTCGTACTCCCTCACGCAGACGTACTCTGGCTCCCCCGGTTCGGAC GACGGCCAACGCATGCGGGCGCTGGAATCCCGCCTCAGCACCTTCGGCCGAGGACACAGACGCGGGAGGACCAAGACAACGCCCTTGCTCCTGCGGCAGACACGCGGACGTCACAGCAGGTGAAAGCGCTGAGGCACGACGCCGCTCAAGAGTACCGCTAGCCCTGGTGCCCCCGAACTGCTGCTGGGGGAATTACCTTTACAAGGCACCTGCACCCCTGGCCCGCCGCCGCTCCAGCGAAAGCCGCCCACGGCGTCGAGAGGCCTCCAGGCGGCGCGCGCTCCGTGGGGCCAGGGAGGTTGCGGCGGGCGCGCGGATACGGCCGACACTGCGGCCAACATGCACAGAGCCAAGCaccacgagggggggagggggtccagcCAGCGTCCAGGCCAGCGCCGCCGCCTCGGCGTCCAGCTGGCGAGGGCGCTGGCCTGGACGTCCCGAGGCCTCGCCGCGCCCGGCCGCTCCCGAGCGCCGCTCGTTCCGAGACTCAGTGGCCCACCATGCAGCCAGGTCGGCCGCCCATTCCCGCCCACGCCCTCAAACGTGCAGCGGGGGTCACGAGGGGTGA
- the LOC125041163 gene encoding troponin C, isotype gamma-like isoform X1: MTQKPAKTPFVSYFQEEMELPPIDPEQMAVLKRAFDSFDSDKKGAISTDTVGVVLRMMGQTVNRQILNQIIEEVDVDGSGELEFNEFCLLATKFMNEEDEEELKKELYEAFRLYDKDGQGFIPTGVLREILHELDDKLTDEELDGIIDEIDQDGSGTVDFDEFMDMMTG, from the exons ATGACGCAGAAACCCGCGAAGACGCCTTTTGTCTCGTATTTCCAGGAGGAAATGGAGTTGCCGCCGATCGACCCCGAGCAGATGGCCG TCCTGAAGCGCGCCTTCGACAGCTTCGACTCGGACAAGAAGGGCGCCATCTCGACGGACACGGTGGGCGTGGTGCTGCGCATGATGGGCCAGACCGTCAACAGACAGATCCTCAACCAGATCATCGAGGAGGTCGACGTGGACG GATCCGGCGAGCTGGAGTTCAACGAGTTCTGCCTCCTGGCCACCAAGTTCATgaacgaggaggatgaggaggagctcAAGAAGGAGCTCTACGAAGCCTTCAGATTATACGACAAGGACG gccaggGCTTCATCCCGACGGGCGTCCTGCGCGAGATCCTGCACGAGCTGGACGACAAGCTCACAGACGAGGAACTCGACGGCATCATCGACGAGATCGACCAGGACGGATCCGGCACCGTCGACTTCGATG AGTTTATGGACATGATGACGGGATAA